GACGTGACCGCCGGGCAGTGGGGACGCTTCGCCGTGTCGCTGCTGGTCTGGCTGGCCGTGCCGCTGGTCGCGGGGCTGGTCCGCACGCTGCGGCGCGAGGTGTCCTGACGGTGGACGGCTACGGCGCCCCCACCGTCGTCGACGGCGGCGCGGCGGAACTGGCGGTCCTCTGGGGCGGCATCCCGGCGCTCGGCGCGGGCGCCGGGTGGCTGCTCGTCGCGGGCGCGGAGTGGGTCGCCGGGCTGCCCTGGGCCCCCGCGCGGGACCTGTTCGAGCTGGTGGCCCGGCTGCCGGACCCGCAGGCCGGCATCGGCGGGCTGGCTCTCGGCACGCTGGGCGGCCTGCTGGTCGCCGCCGTCGGCACCGCCGAGCGGCTCGCCGTCACCGTCGACACCGCACGGGTCCGGCTGCGCCGCGACCGCACGGACCGGCAGGTCGACCGGCGACCGGTGCGCGCCGTCTTCGTCGACGGCAAGGACCTGGTGCTGCTCGGCGCGGACGACGAGGAGCTGGTCCGGGAGCGGTCGGACCTGGCCGTCGACCGGCTGCGCGACGCCTTCCGCGCGCACGGCTGGCCGTGGACCGACGGCGACCCGCACCGGGACGCGTACCGGCGTTGGGTGCCGGGCCTGCCCGGGCTGCCGACCGGCGCGGACGCGCTGCTGCGGGCCCGGCAGCGGGCCCTCGACGCCGACCGGGGCGGCGAGGCCCGGGAGCTGCGCGGCGAGCTCGGCCGCACCGGGGTGGTGGTCCGCGACGACGGCCGGCGGCAGTACTGGCGGCTGACCCGGGCCGCCCCGCACCCCCGGCCGCAGGACGCGACTTCGGCTGAGCCGGAGGTCGAGGGCCGGTAGCGTTGCTCCCGACGGGGCCCGGGGCACGGGGAGCGCGCGATGACCGAGCAGCAGCCGTACCGGGTGGTGGCCCGGCACCCCGGCTTCGAGCTGCGCCGCTACCCGGCCCACCTGGTCGCCGAGGTGCGGGCGGAGGGCGCGTTCGAGCAGGCCGCCCGGGACGCCTTCGCGCCGCTCGGCGCGTACCTGCGCGGCGCCAACCGCACCCGGCGGGCGACCGCCCGGGGGACGGGCCCGGAGCCGGTCGCCCTGACGGTCCCGTTCGTGCAGGAGGAGGGGGACCGACCGGGCCACTGGCTGGTGTGGCTCGTGATGCCGGCGGGCCTCACCC
The nucleotide sequence above comes from Micromonospora sp. M71_S20. Encoded proteins:
- a CDS encoding heme-binding protein, which gives rise to MTEQQPYRVVARHPGFELRRYPAHLVAEVRAEGAFEQAARDAFAPLGAYLRGANRTRRATARGTGPEPVALTVPFVQEEGDRPGHWLVWLVMPAGLTPDTLPEPTDPRVRTRMVPEQLAAATRFAGRWTARAFDRRATALGRAVTAAGLRPTGAVRYARFDPPWKPWFLRHNEVVLPIAE